A genomic stretch from Paenibacillus sp. includes:
- a CDS encoding GntR family transcriptional regulator produces MPLPIRVSHDSAEPLYHQIAAQIKSLILSEQLPAGTMLPSIRELAVSTECSVITIRRVYHDLENEGLVKTRQGTGTFVAEVESERKGRYRLEAVRETLTQALERIKLSGLPERDIREAFEQALRRVYEREELK; encoded by the coding sequence ATGCCATTGCCGATTCGCGTCTCGCATGACAGCGCGGAACCGCTCTATCACCAAATCGCCGCGCAAATCAAATCGCTCATCCTGAGCGAACAGCTGCCGGCCGGCACGATGCTGCCCTCGATCCGAGAGCTCGCGGTCTCGACGGAATGCAGCGTCATTACGATTCGCCGGGTATACCACGACTTGGAAAACGAGGGGCTCGTCAAGACGAGGCAAGGAACCGGAACGTTCGTAGCCGAGGTGGAAAGCGAGCGGAAAGGCCGCTACCGGCTTGAAGCCGTGCGCGAAACGTTAACGCAGGCGCTCGAGAGGATCAAGCTGTCCGGGCTTCCCGAACGGGATATCCGGGAGGCGTTCGAGCAGGCGCTGCGCCGCGTATACGAAAGGGAGGAACTGAAATGA
- a CDS encoding ABC transporter permease — protein MNKLLTVIKFTYGNAVKQRSFLISTAIFAVILTALSHLPSMMAAISEDDGPKRVALVHENSALLDAMNAYFEGTAAEPAVVVVAAASEEEARQGVEAKELEGYLVPTGETNANGIPAFAYRSKDALPLVVGDLAAALQAASQKAAKDGIGLTEEQAAKLFAPVDIAPVQLTSSDEGKSSSEIQLAFGLVYVLLFLLYMGVIGYGNTVATSITAEKSSRVMELLVSSVSPLIQMFGKIIGISFVGLTQLLFFLAVGAANLTLSQNSNPLLTGLQLRLTDIDPMLLVYFVIFYFLGYFIYSTAFAAVGSLVSRTEEVGQVIMPVTLLIIGAFFVAMYGLTNATSPFIVVMSFVPFFSPLVMFLRIGLTDPAPWEIALSIAISAAAVFGMGWLAAKIYRTGVLMYGKLPSVRELRRAMKAFDA, from the coding sequence ATGAATAAGCTGTTGACCGTCATTAAATTTACATACGGGAACGCCGTCAAACAGCGGTCTTTCCTCATATCGACGGCGATTTTCGCCGTTATCTTGACGGCGTTGAGCCATTTGCCGTCGATGATGGCGGCAATCTCCGAGGACGACGGGCCGAAACGGGTCGCCCTCGTGCACGAGAACTCGGCGCTGCTCGACGCGATGAATGCGTACTTCGAGGGTACCGCCGCGGAACCGGCCGTCGTCGTCGTGGCCGCCGCTTCCGAAGAGGAGGCGAGACAGGGCGTCGAAGCGAAGGAGCTGGAGGGGTACCTCGTGCCGACCGGCGAGACGAATGCGAACGGCATACCCGCCTTCGCGTACAGGTCGAAAGACGCGCTGCCGCTTGTCGTCGGCGACTTGGCGGCCGCCCTGCAGGCGGCGAGCCAGAAAGCCGCGAAGGACGGCATCGGGCTGACCGAGGAGCAAGCCGCGAAGCTGTTCGCCCCCGTGGACATTGCGCCGGTTCAGCTGACGTCGAGCGACGAAGGGAAGAGCAGCTCGGAAATTCAGCTTGCCTTCGGGCTTGTATACGTGCTCTTGTTCCTGCTATATATGGGCGTCATCGGATACGGTAACACCGTCGCCACCTCGATCACGGCGGAGAAAAGCTCGCGCGTCATGGAGCTGCTCGTTTCCAGCGTGTCGCCTCTCATCCAGATGTTCGGCAAAATCATCGGCATCAGCTTCGTCGGCCTGACGCAGCTGCTGTTCTTCTTGGCCGTCGGCGCGGCGAACTTGACGCTGTCGCAGAACAGCAACCCGCTGCTGACGGGCCTCCAATTGCGCCTGACGGACATCGATCCGATGCTGCTTGTATACTTTGTAATTTTCTACTTCCTCGGGTATTTCATTTACTCGACGGCGTTCGCCGCCGTCGGCTCGCTCGTCAGCCGGACGGAGGAAGTTGGCCAAGTGATTATGCCGGTGACGCTGCTCATTATCGGGGCGTTCTTCGTGGCGATGTACGGGCTGACGAACGCCACCTCGCCGTTCATCGTCGTCATGTCGTTCGTGCCGTTCTTCTCGCCGCTCGTGATGTTCCTGCGCATCGGCCTCACGGACCCGGCGCCGTGGGAAATCGCGCTCTCGATCGCCATCTCCGCTGCGGCGGTGTTCGGCATGGGCTGGCTGGCCGCGAAAATTTACCGCACCGGCGTGCTGATGTACGGCAAGCTGCCGTCGGTGCGCGAGCTGCGAAGAGCGATGAAGGCGTTCGACGCGTAG
- a CDS encoding ABC transporter ATP-binding protein — protein sequence MTPVLELHQVEKRRGSFRLGPIDLAVESGMVAALVGPNGSGKSTLFRTLMGLIRPDRGEVRLFGEPLDPANDAAAKARIGYAAEPFAPLDDQMTVEQWGKFVARWYPSWDEPTWKRLVERLELEPDKKLKELSAGTAKRLDFALALSRDPELLLLDEPSSGLDPFAWRIMIDEMQRYMEPGNRTAFIATHSMEEVRRLADVIVFMYQGQMIGVYEKDSLLAEWKTMWVQDDAERVRQLPGVVSAEPTARADVVRIVTREAERAEAELRLRGTPPLEMRAVELEDILWHLMEQNQNGSV from the coding sequence ATGACGCCGGTATTAGAGCTGCATCAGGTCGAAAAGCGGCGCGGAAGCTTTCGCCTCGGCCCGATCGACTTAGCGGTAGAAAGCGGCATGGTCGCCGCGCTGGTCGGACCGAACGGATCGGGCAAATCGACGCTGTTCCGCACGCTGATGGGTCTGATCCGACCGGACCGCGGAGAAGTGCGCTTGTTCGGCGAACCGCTGGATCCGGCCAACGACGCGGCTGCGAAAGCGCGCATCGGCTACGCGGCCGAGCCGTTCGCGCCGCTTGACGACCAAATGACGGTGGAGCAATGGGGCAAGTTCGTCGCCCGGTGGTACCCGTCGTGGGACGAACCGACATGGAAGCGCCTCGTCGAACGATTGGAGCTGGAACCGGACAAGAAGCTGAAGGAGCTGTCGGCCGGCACGGCGAAACGGCTCGACTTCGCGCTGGCCCTCTCCCGCGATCCCGAGCTGCTGCTGCTGGACGAACCGTCTTCGGGCCTCGATCCGTTCGCATGGCGCATTATGATCGACGAAATGCAGCGTTACATGGAGCCGGGGAACCGCACGGCGTTCATCGCCACGCACAGCATGGAGGAAGTGCGGCGGCTCGCCGACGTGATCGTATTTATGTACCAAGGTCAGATGATCGGGGTATATGAGAAAGATAGTTTGCTTGCGGAGTGGAAAACGATGTGGGTGCAGGACGACGCGGAACGCGTCCGCCAGCTGCCCGGCGTCGTATCGGCCGAACCGACGGCCCGCGCCGACGTCGTCCGGATCGTGACGCGGGAGGCGGAACGCGCGGAAGCGGAGCTGCGCCTGCGCGGAACGCCGCCGCTCGAAATGCGGGCGGTCGAGCTGGAAGACATCTTATGGCACTTGATGGAACAAAACCAAAACGGGAGCGTGTAA
- a CDS encoding ABC transporter ATP-binding protein, whose amino-acid sequence MQRLRLTQVVKRYGDKTAVDGVSFEAEPGEIYGLIGANGAGKTTTMRMILGLIFPDEGTISYGGEPYSKHLKCRFGYLPEERGLYPKVKVSDQILYLAELRGVKRSAADRALKEWLDRFGVPEHYGRKVEELSKGNQQKIQFIAAVIHNPDYLILDEAFSGLDPVNVELLKETIASLRDEGKTIVFSSHRMEHVEELCRSVTVLDRSRAVLQGDLRSIKSRFPKERVTLATARPMEGLERIDGVLSVKAHENGYDIRVTDEAAAQRVLHHAAAANVVTRFEMNEPSLHDIFIRTIQGANRHE is encoded by the coding sequence ATGCAGCGGCTGCGGCTAACGCAAGTTGTCAAGCGGTACGGGGACAAAACGGCGGTGGACGGCGTTTCGTTCGAGGCGGAGCCGGGCGAAATATACGGGCTGATCGGTGCGAACGGCGCCGGCAAAACGACGACGATGCGGATGATTCTCGGGCTCATTTTCCCGGATGAAGGGACGATTTCGTACGGAGGAGAGCCGTATTCGAAACATCTGAAATGCCGCTTCGGCTATTTGCCGGAAGAACGAGGGCTGTACCCGAAGGTGAAGGTCAGCGATCAAATTTTGTATTTGGCGGAGCTGCGCGGCGTCAAGCGGTCTGCGGCGGATCGCGCTTTGAAGGAGTGGCTGGACCGATTCGGCGTGCCTGAGCATTACGGGCGCAAGGTGGAGGAGCTGTCCAAAGGCAACCAGCAAAAAATCCAATTCATCGCGGCCGTCATCCATAACCCCGATTATTTGATTTTGGACGAGGCGTTCAGCGGGCTCGACCCGGTAAACGTGGAGCTGCTCAAAGAAACGATCGCCTCGCTTCGGGACGAAGGGAAGACGATCGTCTTCTCCAGCCACCGAATGGAGCATGTGGAGGAGCTGTGCCGCAGCGTCACCGTGCTCGATCGCTCCAGGGCGGTGCTGCAGGGCGACCTGCGCAGCATCAAGAGCCGGTTTCCGAAGGAGCGAGTGACGCTGGCGACGGCGCGTCCGATGGAAGGATTGGAGCGCATCGACGGCGTGCTGAGCGTGAAGGCGCACGAGAACGGCTACGACATCCGCGTGACCGACGAAGCGGCGGCGCAGCGGGTGCTGCATCATGCGGCGGCTGCGAACGTCGTGACCCGTTTCGAAATGAACGAGCCGTCATTGCATGACATTTTCATCCGGACGATCCAAGGAGCGAACCGACATGAATAA